GGCGAGATCCTGGGTCGTCGACCACGTGGTGTCGGAGTGGCCCGTGATCTTGGCCCGGCGACCGGCGATACTGGAGGAGGCAAATTCGGCGAAACTGGAGATGGTCTCCGTTTGATAGTCGTAGCTCGTGTAAGTCGACGTGAGGGGAGTCGCGAGCAGGCCGATCCAGAGGTCGGAAGAGCCGAGGCGTTGGCCGCCGGTCACCGTGACCGTGGTGCTGGCTCCGGCGGGGTCGTTGCTGTTGTAGAAGGTGACCGAGGAGCCCACTTCCGGGTGGTAGTGGTTGGCGCTGAGAAAAACGTCCAGCGCCACCAGGGTCGCCCATTGGCCGGCGCTGCTGCGGCCGACGCCGGACCAGTCAAAGGCGCTGCCGATGAAGTCCGGGTCGTTGGCGAAGCGGTCATTGGTCTCGGTCGAAAAATCGACGATGACGACCGCGTGGACGGCGTGCGCGAACAGCAGCGAGGCGAAGGGCGCTAACAGAGCTCGGGCGATGCCAGTCATTGGCGCGAACGTAGGTGTCGTGCGCGACTTGGCAATACGCCCGAGCTGGGTCGAGGCGGTCTTATTCAGCCGGCTTGCGCAGGCGGAACATCATGACGTCGTGCGATTCGACGACGCGGGAGTAGTTCTCATCGGACATTCCGACGACTTCTTTGGTCCACACGTCGTAGAGTTCCTTGGGCTCGCCGAGCATGTAGAAACGATGGAAGGGGATGGTGAGTTCGCGGGCTTCGTCGGCGGTATTGAGCGCGCAGACGGCCCATTCGCCGTCGCTGAGTTCTTTGAGGAAGATCTCGATGCCGGCGGCGTCTTCGTCGAGGGCCTTAAAGCCCTGCTTGCCGAGGGGATCCTGGTTGATGGCAATGACGTCGGGATCGGTCATGATGGCGGTGATCTCATCGCTCATGTGGCGCACGTCGTTGCCGGCCATGAGGGGGGCGGCGATCATGCACCAAAGGCTGAAGTGGGCGCGGGACTCGGCGACGGTGAGGCCGTCGTTGCCGACTTCCATCATGTCGGGGTCGTTCCAGTGGCCGGGGCCGGCGTATTTGGCGATGCCGTTGGGGCCCCACTCCTTCACCAGTTCGGATTGGAGATCGAGGATGCGTTTCCAGCCCATTTCCCACATCTTGTAGCCGTCCCAGGAGTCGTAGATGTCGCCGGTGGTGCGCCAGAGGTGACCAACGTCCTCGGCCCATTCCCAAGGTTTGGCGGTGCCCCATTCGCAGATGGAGAACACGATCGGCCGGCCGGCGGTGTAGAGGGCGTCACGCATGGTGGTGTAGGCCTCGCGGGCGTCGCGGGTCTCGGTGTAGCACCAGTCGTATTTCAGGTAGTCGATGCCCCAGGAAGCCCAGAGACGGGCGTCCTGATATTCGTGGCCTTGGGAGCCCGGGTAGCCGGCGCAGGTTTTGGAGCCGGCGCAGGAATAGATGCCGAGTTTGAAGCCGCGCTCGTGCACGTAGTCGGCGAGGGCCTTCATGCCGGAGGGGAATTTCTCCGGGTCGGCGACGAGGCTGCCGTTTTCGTCGCGTTCGCGCAGGGACCAGGTGTCGTCGAGCACGATGTATTCGTAGCCGGCGTCACGCATGCCGTTGGCGACCATGGCGTCGGCGACACCTTTCACGAGGTCTTCGTTGATGTTGCTGGCGAAGGTGTTCCAGCTGTTCCAGCCCATGGGCGGAGTCTGGGCGAGGTCTTCAAACTTCTGGGCCGAGAGCGGGCTGGCGAGCAGCGCGGCGCCGAGGGCCAGGGCGGACAAGGGGTTGAGGCGATTCATCATTAAACAGGATTTTTGGGTGAAGAGGGGAGGGAGGAACAGGGGCGTTTTAAACCGGGTTTGTGGAAGGGGTTGCGAGGAGGAGAACGGGGTTTTCCGCGGAAGCAAAGTGCATCCTAGCGAACGCGGCGCTTTACGGCATTGAGAAATATTATCTTGGTTAGCGTTTTACCGGTATGAGTTTTCCATCTGAATTTACCTGGGGGGCTGCCGCGGCGGCCTATCAAATCGAAGGAGCTTGGAACGTGGATGGCCGCGGTCCGTCGGTGTGGGACACCTTTTCGCAGACTGCGGGCAAGGTGTTTGAGAACCACAACGGCAACGTGGCCTGCGATCACTACCATCGCTGGCGCGAGGACATCGGGCTGATGAAGCAGCTCGGCATCAAGGCCTACCGCCTGTCCCTGTCCTGGTCGCGCATCCTGCCGCAGGGCACGGGCGAGGTGAACGAGGCGGGCCTCAAGTTCTACGACGACCTCATCAACGGCCTGCTCGAGGCCGGCATCCAGCCGTGGGTGACCCTCTTCCACTGGGACCTGCCACAGGCGCTGCAGGACCAGGGCGGTTTCACCAATCCGGCGATTGCCGACTGGTTTGGTGACTACGCGACGAT
This portion of the Actomonas aquatica genome encodes:
- a CDS encoding glycoside hydrolase family 27 protein — encoded protein: MNRLNPLSALALGAALLASPLSAQKFEDLAQTPPMGWNSWNTFASNINEDLVKGVADAMVANGMRDAGYEYIVLDDTWSLRERDENGSLVADPEKFPSGMKALADYVHERGFKLGIYSCAGSKTCAGYPGSQGHEYQDARLWASWGIDYLKYDWCYTETRDAREAYTTMRDALYTAGRPIVFSICEWGTAKPWEWAEDVGHLWRTTGDIYDSWDGYKMWEMGWKRILDLQSELVKEWGPNGIAKYAGPGHWNDPDMMEVGNDGLTVAESRAHFSLWCMIAAPLMAGNDVRHMSDEITAIMTDPDVIAINQDPLGKQGFKALDEDAAGIEIFLKELSDGEWAVCALNTADEARELTIPFHRFYMLGEPKELYDVWTKEVVGMSDENYSRVVESHDVMMFRLRKPAE